The Actinomycetota bacterium genome contains the following window.
TGTGCCCCCCTCTCGACTTTCCTTCTTCCTTACAGGGGTAGCGGCTTCCAGTAAGCCCCTTGCGCCTTCGGCCAGTGGCCGGACAGGTGGCAGTTCCAGCAAGAGCCCTTCTCGTCCGCCGTCTCTCCGTCATGGCAGTAGTTACACGAGGTCTTGCCGACGCCTTCGGCGTCGCCGAGCGGGATCTCCGCGCCCAGCAGAGTCGCGTGGATCGAGTGGAGGTTGCCGGTGGTCGCTGTGGCAACGTCACCCGCCGAGGCGGCTGCGATGAACTTGAAGTTGTGGCAGCTCGAGCAGCCGACGATGCCGCCTCCGTCGATCTTCTCTTTGCCCGAGACGGGGTCGATGTGGCTCGTGACCGGCAAGCCGCGGTCGACTGCGACCTTAAGGCTGTGACAGACCCCGCAGCCCTC
Protein-coding sequences here:
- a CDS encoding cytochrome c3 family protein, with product MYEGNQYPWDLLNNPENTTAHATMFKAESGDTASEGCGVCHSLKVAVDRGLPVTSHIDPVSGKEKIDGGGIVGCSSCHNFKFIAAASAGDVATATTGNLHSIHATLLGAEIPLGDAEGVGKTSCNYCHDGETADEKGSCWNCHLSGHWPKAQGAYWKPLPL